One genomic window of Dunckerocampus dactyliophorus isolate RoL2022-P2 chromosome 7, RoL_Ddac_1.1, whole genome shotgun sequence includes the following:
- the ifnlr1 gene encoding interferon lambda receptor 1 isoform X1 has translation MWSITVIILLLFCYACLSTNDGKVFFHSKNFYNVLHWNAAEPSFPDEKILYSVLYRRYVDNLRYEMKSECQNITALSCNLTAETPSVPHVQYQAAVYANGRFHGLTTRLNPIAHTIFGKPILSMNTMSSSLYIRVTLPLGPNGTSVEDIIKSSKNGPITPLIEYTLNITSPRWAAQVHYNNSGNFVVDFHGKTKYCGYVVYKPSHEWGRPESEMADFCETPAYDPSEILPWSLMGVALLAALVMMSVGALCFYVKGGNGRKLPRSLEIYAPTTLPKVEHPPDMSVTILKAKVCTQSEHVYLDKCTSIRPKPNGPSIGTGAYSPQDNTCQPWLGSTGFSAARPNHQDVSSQSSVIYSSVAIAVPTEEKELPGVFLGESEGPLRSSDSQSAPNAEVWDSNPVGQLLLHTVQDINGQLQLPSLMLQLESNTVAHPDPEGKPLLSDLLVSTEDGSSFTFLQRSESSDSGCEDGTLNTPTLQDWDRAHFSTNPTPPLGFFLDKNITSSGVNPQSGYKQNWMPSFPFGSPCNDDLYDTMSNPSGTFVAHPKEMVDGALDKDKGSEEGIYLGGWGLKIQE, from the exons CTTGTCTTTCCACCAATGACGGCAAGGTGTTCTTTCACTCCAAGAACTTTTACAACGTGCTCCACTGGAACGCCGCAGAGCCATCATTCCCTGACGAAAAGATCCTCTATAGCGTGCTGTACAGAAG atacgtTGACAACCTTCGTTACGAGATGAAAAGCGAGTGTCAGAACATTACTGCTCTCTCATGCAACCTGACTGCAGAAACGCCCTCAGTGCCACATGTTCAATACCAAGCTGCAGTTTACGCCAACGGACGTTTTCACGGCCTCACCACTCGGCTTAATCCCATTGCACACA ccatttttggaaaacccaTCCTGTCTATGAACACAATGTCATCTTCCTTGTACATTCGTGTCACACTTCCGCTTGGACCGAATGGAACATCCGTCGAGGACATCATCAAGAGCAGTAAAAATGGGCCCATCACACCCTTAATTGAATATACGTTAAACATCACTTCCCCAAGATGGGCAGCACAG GTGCATTACAACAATTCTGGCAACTTTGTCGTTGACTTTCACGGCAAAACCAAGTACTGCGGCTACGTGGTCTACAAGCCTTCCCATGAGTGGGGTCGTCCGGAGAGTGAGATGGCCGACTTCTGCGAAACGCCAGCAT ATGACCCTAGCGAGATTCTGCCGTGGTCCCTCATGGGCGTCGCTCTGCTGGCGGCCCTTGTCATGATGTCAGTTGGGGCTCTGTGCTTCTACGTGAAGGGTGGCAACGGAAGGAAGCTGCCACGCTCACTG GAAATATATGCTCCCACTACGTTGCCAAAGGTAGAGCATCCTCCAGATATGAGTGTCACTATTTTAAAGGCGAAGGTCTGCACTCAAAGTGAACACGTATATTTGGATAAGTGCACTAGCATCAGGCCTAAGCCAAATGGTCCTTCCATTGGAACTGGAGCCTACTCCCCACAGGACAACACTTGCCAACCCTGGCTGGGCAGCACTGGCTTTTCGGCGGCGAGGCCAAATCATCAAGACGTAAGCTCCCAGTCTTCCGTCATCTACAGTTCAGTGGCCATAGCTGTTCCGACAGAAGAGAAGGAGCTACCGGGAGTCTTCCTGGGGGAAAGTGAAGGCCCATTGCGTTCCTCTGACTCACAAAGTGCACCCAATGCGGAGGTTTGGGACAGCAATCCAGTTGGGCAGCTGCTGTTGCATACAGTGCAGGACATCAATGGACAACTTCAGTTGCCTTCGCTCATGCTCCAGTTAGAGAGCAATACAGTTGCACACCCTGACCCTGAAGGAAAACCCCTTTTGTCTGATCTCCTAGTCTCCACAGAGGACGGatcatcttttacatttttgcagcgCTCCGAATCATCAGACTCTGGGTGTGAAGACGGTACTTTAAACACACCGACCCTGCAGGACTGGGACCGTGCCCACTTTTCCACAAATCCGACACCTCCACTTGGTTTCTTCCTGGACAAGAACATAACATCCAGTGGTGTAAATCCTCAATCAGGGTACAAACAAAACTGGATGCCTTCATTCCCTTTTGGAAGTCCATGTAATGATGATCTATACGACACAATGAGCAACCCTTCTGGGACTTTTGTTGCTCACCCTAAAGAAATGGTGGACGGCGCTCTAGACAAGGATAAAGGATCAGAAGAGGGAATATATCTTGGAGGTTGGGGGTTAAAAATACAAGAGTAA
- the ifnlr1 gene encoding interferon lambda receptor 1 isoform X2: MKSECQNITALSCNLTAETPSVPHVQYQAAVYANGRFHGLTTRLNPIAHTIFGKPILSMNTMSSSLYIRVTLPLGPNGTSVEDIIKSSKNGPITPLIEYTLNITSPRWAAQVHYNNSGNFVVDFHGKTKYCGYVVYKPSHEWGRPESEMADFCETPAYDPSEILPWSLMGVALLAALVMMSVGALCFYVKGGNGRKLPRSLEIYAPTTLPKVEHPPDMSVTILKAKVCTQSEHVYLDKCTSIRPKPNGPSIGTGAYSPQDNTCQPWLGSTGFSAARPNHQDVSSQSSVIYSSVAIAVPTEEKELPGVFLGESEGPLRSSDSQSAPNAEVWDSNPVGQLLLHTVQDINGQLQLPSLMLQLESNTVAHPDPEGKPLLSDLLVSTEDGSSFTFLQRSESSDSGCEDGTLNTPTLQDWDRAHFSTNPTPPLGFFLDKNITSSGVNPQSGYKQNWMPSFPFGSPCNDDLYDTMSNPSGTFVAHPKEMVDGALDKDKGSEEGIYLGGWGLKIQE, translated from the exons ATGAAAAGCGAGTGTCAGAACATTACTGCTCTCTCATGCAACCTGACTGCAGAAACGCCCTCAGTGCCACATGTTCAATACCAAGCTGCAGTTTACGCCAACGGACGTTTTCACGGCCTCACCACTCGGCTTAATCCCATTGCACACA ccatttttggaaaacccaTCCTGTCTATGAACACAATGTCATCTTCCTTGTACATTCGTGTCACACTTCCGCTTGGACCGAATGGAACATCCGTCGAGGACATCATCAAGAGCAGTAAAAATGGGCCCATCACACCCTTAATTGAATATACGTTAAACATCACTTCCCCAAGATGGGCAGCACAG GTGCATTACAACAATTCTGGCAACTTTGTCGTTGACTTTCACGGCAAAACCAAGTACTGCGGCTACGTGGTCTACAAGCCTTCCCATGAGTGGGGTCGTCCGGAGAGTGAGATGGCCGACTTCTGCGAAACGCCAGCAT ATGACCCTAGCGAGATTCTGCCGTGGTCCCTCATGGGCGTCGCTCTGCTGGCGGCCCTTGTCATGATGTCAGTTGGGGCTCTGTGCTTCTACGTGAAGGGTGGCAACGGAAGGAAGCTGCCACGCTCACTG GAAATATATGCTCCCACTACGTTGCCAAAGGTAGAGCATCCTCCAGATATGAGTGTCACTATTTTAAAGGCGAAGGTCTGCACTCAAAGTGAACACGTATATTTGGATAAGTGCACTAGCATCAGGCCTAAGCCAAATGGTCCTTCCATTGGAACTGGAGCCTACTCCCCACAGGACAACACTTGCCAACCCTGGCTGGGCAGCACTGGCTTTTCGGCGGCGAGGCCAAATCATCAAGACGTAAGCTCCCAGTCTTCCGTCATCTACAGTTCAGTGGCCATAGCTGTTCCGACAGAAGAGAAGGAGCTACCGGGAGTCTTCCTGGGGGAAAGTGAAGGCCCATTGCGTTCCTCTGACTCACAAAGTGCACCCAATGCGGAGGTTTGGGACAGCAATCCAGTTGGGCAGCTGCTGTTGCATACAGTGCAGGACATCAATGGACAACTTCAGTTGCCTTCGCTCATGCTCCAGTTAGAGAGCAATACAGTTGCACACCCTGACCCTGAAGGAAAACCCCTTTTGTCTGATCTCCTAGTCTCCACAGAGGACGGatcatcttttacatttttgcagcgCTCCGAATCATCAGACTCTGGGTGTGAAGACGGTACTTTAAACACACCGACCCTGCAGGACTGGGACCGTGCCCACTTTTCCACAAATCCGACACCTCCACTTGGTTTCTTCCTGGACAAGAACATAACATCCAGTGGTGTAAATCCTCAATCAGGGTACAAACAAAACTGGATGCCTTCATTCCCTTTTGGAAGTCCATGTAATGATGATCTATACGACACAATGAGCAACCCTTCTGGGACTTTTGTTGCTCACCCTAAAGAAATGGTGGACGGCGCTCTAGACAAGGATAAAGGATCAGAAGAGGGAATATATCTTGGAGGTTGGGGGTTAAAAATACAAGAGTAA